A region from the Citrobacter telavivensis genome encodes:
- a CDS encoding HlyD family efflux transporter periplasmic adaptor subunit, whose amino-acid sequence MDLLIILTYVAFAWAIFKIFKIPANKWTIPTAALGGIFIVSGLILLMNYNHPYTFNAQKAVVSIPVVPQVTGMVIEVTDKKNTLIKKGEVLFRLDPTRYQARVDRLLADIVTAQHKQHALGAELDEMAANTQQAKATRDKFAKEYQRYAQGSQAKVNPFSERDIDVARQNYLAQEASVKSSTAEQQQIQSQLDSQVLGEHSQIASLKAQLAEAEYNLAQTIVRAPSDGYVTQVLIRPGTYAASLPLRPVMVFIPAQKRQIVAQFRQNSLLRLAPGDEAEVVFNALPGKVFSGKLAAISPVVPGGTYQAGGTLQSLNTVPGSEGVIATIELNEHADLSALPDGIYAQVAVYSDHFSHVSVMRKVLLRMTSWVHYLYLDH is encoded by the coding sequence ATGGATTTACTGATTATCCTGACCTATGTGGCTTTCGCATGGGCGATTTTTAAGATCTTCAAAATTCCCGCCAATAAATGGACGATCCCGACAGCGGCGCTGGGTGGGATATTTATTGTCAGCGGCTTAATCTTATTAATGAATTATAACCACCCCTATACGTTTAATGCGCAAAAAGCGGTGGTGTCTATTCCTGTTGTTCCGCAGGTCACCGGCATGGTGATTGAAGTGACGGACAAGAAAAATACGCTGATTAAAAAAGGTGAGGTGTTGTTCAGGCTTGATCCCACGCGCTATCAGGCCAGGGTGGATCGTCTGTTGGCGGATATTGTGACGGCGCAGCATAAGCAGCATGCGTTGGGTGCTGAACTGGATGAAATGGCCGCTAATACGCAGCAGGCAAAAGCCACGCGGGACAAGTTTGCGAAAGAGTATCAACGCTATGCGCAGGGAAGTCAGGCGAAGGTGAATCCGTTTTCTGAGAGAGATATTGATGTTGCGCGGCAGAACTATCTGGCGCAAGAAGCCTCGGTGAAATCGTCAACGGCGGAGCAACAGCAGATTCAAAGCCAGTTAGACAGCCAGGTGTTGGGTGAGCATTCGCAAATCGCCAGTCTGAAAGCGCAGCTGGCCGAGGCGGAATATAACCTTGCACAGACCATCGTCCGCGCGCCGAGTGATGGCTATGTGACCCAGGTGCTGATTCGCCCGGGAACCTATGCAGCCTCGTTGCCCCTGCGCCCGGTGATGGTGTTTATTCCTGCTCAGAAGCGGCAAATTGTTGCGCAATTCCGCCAGAACTCGCTGCTGCGACTGGCGCCAGGCGATGAAGCGGAAGTGGTGTTTAATGCCTTACCGGGCAAAGTATTCAGCGGTAAGTTGGCTGCGATAAGCCCCGTGGTGCCGGGCGGGACATACCAGGCTGGCGGGACGTTGCAGTCGCTGAATACGGTGCCGGGATCGGAAGGCGTCATTGCGACGATTGAGTTGAACGAACATGCTGATTTAAGCGCATTACCGGATGGGATCTATGCGCAGGTAGCAGTCTACTCCGACCATTTCAGCCATGTCTCTGTCATGCGTAAAGTACTGTTACGTATGACCAGTTGGGTACATTACCTCTATCTCGACCATTAA
- a CDS encoding DUF3302 domain-containing protein encodes MFLDYFALGVLIFVFLVVFYGIIILHDIPYLIAKKRNHPHADAIHVAGWVSLFTLHVIWPFLWIWATLYRPERGWGMQSTEPGVVQLQERIAGLEKQLADLKSSTAGY; translated from the coding sequence ATGTTTCTTGATTATTTTGCACTTGGGGTGCTTATTTTTGTATTCCTGGTCGTTTTCTACGGAATTATTATTTTGCATGATATCCCTTATTTAATTGCAAAAAAACGCAATCATCCTCATGCCGATGCCATTCATGTCGCAGGGTGGGTGAGTTTGTTTACATTACACGTTATCTGGCCTTTCTTGTGGATTTGGGCCACGCTATATCGTCCGGAGCGCGGGTGGGGAATGCAAAGCACTGAGCCTGGCGTTGTGCAACTCCAGGAACGTATTGCCGGACTGGAAAAACAACTGGCTGACCTGAAATCCTCCACTGCCGGGTATTAA
- a CDS encoding restriction endonuclease has product MEFMEKLNSLASKIKQQSGAIETEEATKNAFVMPFINNVLGYDVFDPTEVIPEFVCDIGTKKGEKIDYAILKNGEVQILIECKKIGEPLNINHASQLFRYFHVTNARISILTNGQEYKFFTDLDAQNKMDEKPFLEVNLLDLDELVIPEIKKLTKSAFDLESIINSAGELKYVSMIKKILHTQLNNPEEDFVKFFASRIHDGILTQKVKDTFTVLTQKAASQYINSQINERLKSAMGGNVPPVAESPEPEMEIITKDEVDIQTTADELEGFHIVKAITRAVIDAPRIVHRDTKSYFGILIDDNNRKPICRLHFNRNQKYIGLFDLEKNETRHPIETLDDIYTFSDELKATAALYN; this is encoded by the coding sequence ATAGAATTTATGGAAAAGTTAAACTCATTAGCCTCAAAAATAAAGCAACAATCAGGTGCTATTGAGACGGAGGAAGCCACGAAAAATGCTTTCGTCATGCCCTTCATCAATAATGTGCTAGGCTACGATGTCTTTGATCCTACGGAAGTTATTCCTGAATTTGTTTGCGACATTGGTACAAAAAAAGGTGAAAAAATAGACTATGCAATACTGAAAAATGGCGAAGTTCAAATATTGATTGAGTGTAAAAAAATAGGTGAGCCTCTCAATATAAATCATGCCTCCCAACTTTTCCGTTATTTTCATGTAACCAATGCCAGAATATCTATTTTAACTAACGGACAAGAGTATAAATTTTTTACTGATTTAGATGCACAAAATAAAATGGATGAAAAACCATTTTTAGAAGTCAATCTTCTTGATTTAGATGAGCTTGTTATTCCGGAAATAAAGAAACTAACAAAATCAGCCTTTGACCTGGAATCTATCATTAACTCTGCCGGTGAATTAAAATATGTCAGCATGATTAAAAAAATTCTTCATACACAGCTTAACAATCCTGAAGAAGATTTTGTTAAATTTTTTGCATCAAGAATTCATGACGGCATTTTGACGCAAAAAGTTAAAGATACCTTTACAGTGCTAACACAAAAAGCCGCCAGCCAGTATATAAACTCTCAAATCAATGAGCGGTTAAAATCAGCAATGGGTGGTAATGTTCCTCCAGTAGCAGAATCGCCAGAACCTGAGATGGAAATCATCACTAAAGATGAAGTCGACATTCAAACAACAGCAGATGAACTTGAGGGGTTTCATATAGTTAAAGCAATAACCAGAGCAGTTATCGATGCTCCAAGAATTGTGCACCGAGATACAAAAAGCTACTTTGGCATATTGATTGACGACAATAACCGAAAACCCATTTGCCGGTTACACTTCAATCGAAATCAGAAATATATTGGATTGTTCGATTTAGAAAAGAACGAAACACGCCATCCAATCGAAACGCTGGATGATATTTACACGTTTAGTGATGAACTTAAGGCAACCGCTGCATTATATAATTAG
- a CDS encoding aldehyde dehydrogenase family protein gives MTNNPPRIQPGEYGFPLKLKARYDNFIGGGWVAPSDGEYYQNLTPVTGQLLCEVASSGKRDIDLALDAAHKVKDKWAHTSVQDRAAILFKIADRMEQNLELLATAETWDNGKPIRETSAADVPLAIDHFRYFASCIRAQEGGISEVDSDTVAYHFHEPLGVVGQIIPWNFPLLMASWKMAPALAAGNCVVLKPARLTPLSVLLLMEVIGDLLPPGVVNVVNGAGGEIGEYLATSKRIAKVAFTGSTEVGQQIMQYATQNIIPVTLELGGKSPNIFFADVIDEEDAFFDKALEGFALFAFNQGEVCTCPSRALVQESIYERFMERAIRRVESIRSGNPLDSVTQMGAQVSHGQMETILNYIDIGKKEGADVLTGGRRKQLEGDLKDGYYLEPTILFGKNNMRVFQEEIFGPVLAVTTFKTMDEALELANDTQYGLGAGVWSRNGNLAYKMGRGIQAGRVWTNCYHAYPAHAAFGGYKQSGIGRETHKMMLEHYQQTKCLLVSYSDKPLGLF, from the coding sequence ATGACCAATAATCCCCCCCGTATTCAACCCGGCGAGTATGGTTTTCCCCTGAAGTTAAAGGCCCGTTACGACAACTTTATCGGTGGCGGCTGGGTTGCCCCGAGTGATGGCGAGTATTACCAGAACCTGACGCCCGTTACCGGGCAACTGCTATGCGAAGTGGCTTCTTCCGGTAAAAGGGACATTGACCTGGCGCTTGACGCGGCTCACAAGGTGAAAGACAAGTGGGCGCATACTTCTGTTCAGGATCGGGCAGCGATTCTGTTCAAAATTGCTGACCGCATGGAGCAGAATCTCGAACTGCTGGCGACGGCGGAGACCTGGGATAACGGTAAACCGATCCGTGAAACCAGCGCAGCGGATGTCCCGCTGGCGATCGACCACTTCCGCTATTTCGCCTCCTGTATTCGTGCCCAGGAGGGTGGGATCAGCGAAGTGGATAGCGATACGGTGGCTTATCACTTCCACGAACCGCTCGGTGTGGTTGGGCAAATTATCCCGTGGAACTTCCCCTTATTGATGGCGAGCTGGAAGATGGCGCCCGCGCTGGCGGCGGGTAACTGCGTGGTGCTCAAGCCTGCGCGCCTGACGCCGCTGTCCGTTTTACTGTTGATGGAAGTGATTGGCGATCTCCTTCCCCCCGGCGTGGTGAACGTGGTGAACGGCGCTGGCGGTGAGATTGGTGAGTATCTGGCGACCTCGAAACGCATTGCCAAAGTGGCATTCACCGGCTCAACGGAAGTCGGGCAGCAGATCATGCAGTATGCCACGCAGAATATCATCCCGGTCACCCTGGAGTTGGGCGGGAAATCGCCAAACATCTTCTTCGCCGACGTGATAGACGAAGAAGATGCCTTCTTCGATAAAGCGCTGGAAGGCTTTGCGCTCTTTGCCTTTAACCAGGGCGAGGTCTGCACCTGCCCGAGTCGCGCACTGGTACAGGAATCCATCTATGAACGCTTTATGGAGCGCGCCATTCGCCGCGTAGAAAGCATCCGCAGCGGTAACCCGCTGGATAGCGTGACGCAAATGGGGGCGCAGGTCTCTCATGGACAGATGGAAACCATCCTGAATTACATTGATATCGGCAAGAAAGAGGGGGCGGATGTCCTGACTGGCGGACGGCGTAAGCAGCTTGAAGGTGACCTGAAAGACGGCTATTACCTCGAACCGACGATCCTGTTTGGTAAGAACAATATGCGCGTGTTCCAGGAGGAGATCTTTGGCCCGGTACTGGCGGTCACAACGTTCAAAACAATGGACGAGGCGCTGGAGTTAGCCAACGACACCCAGTACGGTCTTGGCGCGGGCGTCTGGAGCCGTAATGGCAATCTGGCGTATAAAATGGGACGCGGCATTCAGGCAGGACGCGTGTGGACCAACTGCTACCATGCTTATCCGGCCCACGCGGCCTTTGGTGGCTATAAGCAGTCTGGGATCGGACGCGAAACCCACAAAATGATGCTGGAACACTATCAGCAGACGAAATGCTTGCTGGTGAGTTACTCCGATAAACCGCTGGGACTTTTTTAA
- the yiaY gene encoding L-threonine dehydrogenase, which produces MAASTFYIPSVNIIGADSLKDAMNTMTEYGFRRTLIVTDSVLMQLGMAGHIQKALQEHDIFSVIFDGTHPNPTTINVADGLKILKENDCDSVISLGGGSPHDCAKGIALVAANGGDIRDYEGVDRSAKPQLPMIAINTTAGTASEMTRFCIITDVDRHIKMAIVDKHVTPLLSVNDSLLMVGMPKSLTAATGMDALTHAIEAYVSVAATPITDACALKAVTMISDNLSIAVESGGNVHAREAMAYAQFLAGMAFNNASLGYVHAMAHQLGGFYDLPHGVCNAVLLPHVQVFNSQVAAARLRDCATAMGVHVAGMTDAEGAQACIGAIRALARQVNIPAGLRDLGVKEEDIPVLATNALKDACGLTNPIQATHDEIMAIYRAAM; this is translated from the coding sequence ATGGCCGCTTCAACATTTTATATTCCTTCCGTGAATATAATAGGAGCTGATTCATTAAAAGATGCAATGAATACAATGACGGAATATGGCTTTCGTCGGACGTTAATTGTAACGGACAGCGTGCTGATGCAGTTAGGCATGGCGGGTCATATTCAAAAGGCATTGCAGGAACATGATATTTTCAGCGTCATTTTTGATGGCACACATCCTAATCCGACGACAATAAACGTCGCCGACGGCCTGAAGATCCTGAAAGAAAATGACTGCGATAGCGTTATTTCGCTGGGTGGCGGTTCCCCACATGATTGTGCCAAAGGGATTGCGCTGGTGGCCGCGAATGGGGGAGATATCCGCGATTATGAAGGTGTTGATCGCTCGGCAAAACCGCAGTTGCCGATGATTGCGATTAACACCACGGCAGGAACTGCGTCTGAAATGACGCGGTTCTGCATTATCACTGACGTCGATCGTCACATCAAAATGGCGATAGTGGATAAACACGTCACGCCGTTGCTGTCGGTAAATGACTCTTTGCTGATGGTCGGCATGCCGAAATCGTTGACGGCGGCGACCGGCATGGATGCACTGACCCATGCGATCGAAGCGTATGTCTCGGTGGCTGCCACGCCGATCACCGATGCCTGTGCGCTGAAAGCGGTGACCATGATTTCTGACAATCTGAGCATCGCGGTGGAATCGGGTGGCAATGTACATGCGCGCGAAGCGATGGCCTATGCGCAGTTCCTGGCGGGGATGGCCTTCAATAACGCGTCATTAGGCTATGTCCACGCGATGGCGCACCAGTTAGGCGGTTTCTATGACCTGCCGCACGGCGTGTGTAATGCCGTTTTGCTGCCACACGTTCAGGTGTTCAACAGTCAGGTGGCCGCCGCGCGTCTGCGTGACTGCGCGACAGCAATGGGCGTGCATGTCGCGGGGATGACCGACGCCGAAGGCGCTCAAGCCTGTATTGGTGCGATCCGCGCGCTGGCGCGGCAGGTCAATATCCCGGCAGGCCTGCGTGACCTGGGCGTGAAAGAAGAGGATATTCCGGTGCTGGCGACCAATGCGCTGAAAGATGCCTGCGGTCTGACCAACCCAATCCAGGCTACACACGACGAGATCATGGCTATCTATCGTGCGGCGATGTAA
- the selB gene encoding selenocysteine-specific translation elongation factor, whose translation MIIATAGHVDHGKTTLLQAITGVNADRLPEEKKRGMTIDLGYAYWPQPDGRVLGFIDVPGHEKFLSNMLAGVGGIDHALLVVACDDGVMAQTREHLAILQLTGNPTLTVALTKADRVDDARVLEVQQQVQDVLREYGFAQAMLFVTAANEGRGIDALREHLLQLPAREHARDQTFRLAIDRAFTVKGAGLVVTGTALSGEVNVGDTLWLTGVNTSMRVRGLHAQNQASEHAHAGQRIALNIAGDAEKEQLNRGDWLLSDAPPEPFTRVIVALESHVPLTQWQPLHIHHAASHVTGRVSLLEDNLAELVFDTPLLLVDNDRLVLRDISARATLAGARVVTLNPPRRGKRKPEYLQWLATLAVAKDDGAALAVHLQRGAVNLPDFAWARQLNGDGMRSLIHQHGFIQAGYSLLNAEVAARWQRKILDTLATYHEQHRDEPGPGRERLRRMALPMEDEALVLLLIEQMRDSGDIHSHHGWLHLPDHKAGFTDEQQTTWLKTAPLFGDEPWWVRDLARETATDEQTMRLVLRQAAQQGMITAIVKDRYYRNDRIVAFASMIRELDLEKGSTCAADFRDRLGVGRKLAIQILEYFDRIGFTRRRGNDHLLRDALLFPEKG comes from the coding sequence ATGATTATTGCGACCGCCGGACATGTCGACCATGGGAAAACGACGCTGCTGCAGGCCATTACCGGCGTGAATGCCGACCGCCTGCCGGAAGAGAAAAAGCGCGGAATGACTATCGATCTGGGCTATGCCTACTGGCCGCAGCCGGACGGGCGCGTGCTGGGGTTTATCGATGTCCCCGGTCACGAGAAATTTCTCTCAAACATGCTGGCGGGCGTGGGCGGTATCGATCATGCGTTACTGGTCGTCGCCTGCGACGATGGCGTGATGGCGCAAACGCGTGAACACCTGGCGATTCTACAACTGACCGGGAATCCAACGCTGACGGTGGCGTTGACCAAAGCCGATCGTGTGGATGACGCGCGGGTGCTGGAGGTTCAGCAGCAGGTGCAGGATGTCCTGCGCGAGTATGGCTTTGCACAGGCGATGTTATTTGTGACGGCCGCCAATGAAGGCCGCGGGATTGACGCGTTGCGCGAACATTTGCTGCAACTGCCCGCCCGCGAACACGCCAGGGATCAGACGTTCCGACTGGCTATCGACCGCGCCTTTACTGTAAAAGGCGCCGGGTTGGTGGTGACCGGTACCGCGTTGAGCGGCGAAGTGAACGTCGGGGATACGTTGTGGCTGACCGGTGTGAATACGTCTATGCGTGTGCGCGGACTTCACGCGCAAAACCAGGCGAGCGAGCATGCCCATGCCGGGCAGCGCATCGCGTTGAATATCGCTGGCGATGCCGAAAAAGAACAGCTTAACCGTGGTGACTGGTTGCTTTCAGACGCCCCACCTGAACCGTTTACGCGGGTGATTGTGGCGCTGGAAAGTCACGTTCCACTCACGCAGTGGCAGCCGCTACACATTCACCATGCGGCCAGCCATGTGACCGGGCGCGTATCGCTGCTGGAAGATAATCTGGCGGAACTGGTATTTGATACACCGCTGCTGCTGGTTGATAACGACCGCCTGGTGCTGCGCGATATCTCCGCGCGCGCGACGCTTGCCGGGGCGCGGGTGGTCACTCTCAATCCGCCACGTCGCGGCAAACGTAAACCGGAATATCTGCAATGGCTGGCAACGCTGGCGGTGGCGAAAGATGACGGTGCCGCACTGGCTGTGCATCTGCAACGCGGGGCGGTAAATTTGCCCGACTTTGCGTGGGCACGCCAGTTGAATGGCGATGGCATGCGCTCACTCATTCACCAGCATGGTTTTATTCAGGCGGGTTACAGCCTGCTGAATGCGGAGGTCGCCGCGCGCTGGCAGCGCAAAATTCTCGACACGCTGGCGACTTATCATGAACAGCATCGCGATGAGCCAGGTCCGGGGCGTGAACGCCTGCGCCGCATGGCGCTGCCGATGGAAGATGAAGCGCTGGTGCTGTTGTTGATTGAGCAAATGCGCGACAGCGGTGATATTCACAGCCACCACGGCTGGCTGCACCTGCCGGATCACAAGGCTGGCTTTACTGACGAACAGCAGACGACCTGGCTTAAGACCGCGCCGTTATTTGGTGACGAACCCTGGTGGGTCCGCGATCTCGCCCGCGAAACCGCCACCGATGAGCAAACGATGCGTCTGGTGTTGCGTCAGGCAGCACAGCAGGGGATGATTACGGCGATCGTAAAAGATCGTTACTACCGTAACGATCGCATTGTGGCTTTCGCCAGCATGATCCGCGAACTGGATCTGGAGAAAGGCTCAACCTGCGCAGCCGATTTTCGCGATCGGTTGGGCGTAGGGCGAAAACTAGCGATTCAAATTCTGGAATACTTCGACCGGATTGGCTTTACTCGTCGCCGTGGAAACGATCATCTATTACGTGATGCGTTATTATTTCCGGAAAAGGGATAA
- a CDS encoding L-seryl-tRNA(Sec) selenium transferase: MTIETRSLYSQLPAIDRLLRESEFLTLRETHGHTRVVDLLRQLLDEAREVIRDTQALPAWCEDWAQEVNVRLEKEAESALRPVINLTGTVLHTNLGRALQAEEAVAAVAQAMRSAVTLEYDLDGAGRGHRDRALAELLCRITGAEDACIVNNNAAAVLLMLAASAAGKEVVVSRGELVEIGGAFRIPDVMRQAGCTLHEVGTTNRTHADDYRQAVNENTALLMKVHTSNYSIEGFTHTVDESELAQIGQTLDIPVVADLGSGSLVDLSQYGLPKEPMPQQLIAAGVSLVSFSGDKLLGGPQAGIIVGKKEMIARLQSHPLKRALRADKMTLAALEATLSLYLHPEALAEKLPTLRLLTRSKDAILAQAERLLAPLTAHYDAEFAVKVLPCLSQIGSGSLPVDRLPSAALTFTPHDGRGSRLEALATRWRELPVPVIGRIYEGRLWLDLRCLEDETRFMEMLLK, from the coding sequence ATGACGATCGAAACGCGTTCGCTCTATAGTCAACTCCCCGCCATTGATCGCTTATTGCGTGAAAGTGAATTTCTTACCCTCCGTGAGACTCACGGGCATACCCGTGTCGTTGATCTGCTCCGCCAACTGCTTGATGAAGCGAGAGAGGTGATTCGCGATACGCAAGCGTTGCCTGCATGGTGCGAAGACTGGGCGCAGGAAGTGAATGTCCGGCTGGAAAAAGAGGCCGAGAGTGCGCTGCGTCCGGTTATCAACCTGACGGGCACGGTGTTGCATACTAATCTGGGGCGCGCCTTACAGGCCGAAGAGGCCGTCGCGGCTGTCGCGCAGGCCATGCGCTCGGCGGTAACGCTGGAGTATGACCTGGACGGCGCGGGACGCGGGCATCGCGACCGTGCGCTGGCAGAATTGCTCTGCCGCATCACCGGTGCGGAAGATGCCTGTATTGTGAATAACAACGCAGCGGCGGTGCTGCTGATGCTGGCCGCCTCCGCTGCCGGTAAAGAGGTGGTGGTCTCACGCGGTGAGCTGGTGGAGATTGGCGGCGCGTTTCGTATCCCGGATGTGATGCGTCAGGCGGGTTGCACACTGCATGAAGTCGGTACCACCAACCGGACGCATGCCGACGACTATCGTCAGGCGGTGAATGAAAACACCGCGCTGCTGATGAAGGTGCATACCAGTAATTACAGCATTGAAGGCTTCACCCACACTGTTGATGAGTCGGAACTGGCCCAAATCGGCCAGACGCTGGATATTCCGGTCGTGGCCGATCTCGGCAGCGGTTCATTGGTCGATTTGAGTCAGTACGGTCTGCCGAAAGAGCCGATGCCGCAGCAACTGATCGCCGCAGGCGTCAGCCTGGTGAGTTTCTCGGGCGATAAGCTGTTGGGCGGTCCACAGGCTGGGATCATCGTCGGTAAGAAAGAGATGATTGCACGATTGCAGAGCCATCCGCTTAAACGCGCGCTGCGGGCGGATAAAATGACCCTTGCGGCACTGGAAGCGACGTTGAGTCTGTATCTGCATCCGGAAGCGCTGGCCGAGAAGCTGCCGACGCTGCGCCTGTTAACCCGAAGCAAAGACGCGATTCTGGCTCAGGCGGAGCGGCTTCTGGCTCCGTTAACCGCGCACTACGACGCCGAGTTTGCGGTGAAGGTGCTGCCCTGCCTGTCGCAAATCGGCAGTGGCTCTTTGCCGGTTGATAGACTCCCCAGCGCGGCATTAACCTTTACACCACATGACGGTCGCGGAAGCCGTCTTGAAGCCCTGGCGACCCGCTGGCGTGAGCTGCCGGTTCCGGTCATCGGTCGGATTTACGAAGGTCGCCTGTGGCTGGATTTACGCTGTCTTGAAGATGAGACCCGGTTTATGGAGATGTTGTTGAAATGA
- a CDS encoding glutathione S-transferase, whose translation MKLIGSYTSPFVRKISILLLEKGITFEFVNELPYNAENGVAQYNPLGKVPALVTDDGEYWFDSPIIAEYIELLNIAPAMLPREPLASLKVRQLESLADGIMDAGLVSVREQARPAAQQSETELLRQREKINRSLDALEGYLVDGTIKPDTVNLATIAIACAVGYLNFRRVSPGWCVSRPHLVKLVETLFQRESFARTEPPKA comes from the coding sequence ATGAAACTCATTGGTAGCTACACCAGCCCGTTTGTACGTAAGATTTCGATCCTGCTGCTGGAAAAAGGCATCACTTTCGAATTTGTTAATGAACTGCCCTACAATGCGGAAAACGGTGTAGCGCAGTACAACCCGCTAGGAAAAGTCCCGGCGCTGGTGACTGACGATGGAGAGTACTGGTTCGATTCGCCGATTATCGCGGAATACATTGAACTGCTGAATATTGCGCCAGCGATGCTGCCTCGCGAACCGCTGGCCTCGCTGAAAGTCCGACAACTTGAGTCGCTGGCCGATGGGATAATGGACGCCGGTCTGGTGTCGGTACGAGAACAGGCGCGTCCTGCCGCGCAGCAATCGGAAACCGAACTGTTGCGCCAGCGCGAGAAAATCAACCGTAGTCTGGATGCGCTGGAAGGGTACCTGGTGGACGGGACGATTAAACCTGACACGGTCAATCTGGCGACTATCGCGATTGCCTGCGCGGTGGGCTATCTCAATTTCCGCCGCGTCTCGCCGGGCTGGTGTGTGAGCAGGCCCCATCTGGTTAAGCTGGTGGAGACGCTGTTCCAGCGTGAAAGTTTTGCCCGAACTGAACCGCCAAAGGCTTAA
- a CDS encoding biotin/lipoyl-binding protein: MDLLIVLTYVALAWAVFKLFRIPVNQWTLATAALGGVFLVSGLILLMNYNHPYTFTAQKAVISIPITPQVTGIVSEVTDKNNQLIKKGEVLFKLDPVRYQARVDRLQADLVTATHNIQTLKAQLTEAQANTTRVSAERDRLYKDYQRYLKGSQARVNPFSESDIDTARQNFLAQDALVKGSVAEQAQIQSQLDSMVNGEQSQIVSLRAQLAEAKYNLDQTIIRAPSNGYVTQVLIRPGTYAAALPLRPVMVFIPEQKRQIVAQFRQNSLLRLEPGDDAEVVFNALPGQVFHGKLTSILPVVPGGSYQAQGALQSLTVVPGTDGVLATIELDPNADVDALPDGIYAQVAVYSDHFAHVSVMRKVLLRMTSWMHYLYLDH; the protein is encoded by the coding sequence ATGGATCTATTGATTGTATTAACCTATGTGGCACTGGCGTGGGCGGTCTTCAAACTCTTTCGCATTCCGGTGAATCAATGGACTCTGGCAACGGCAGCATTAGGCGGCGTATTTCTGGTAAGCGGTCTGATCCTGTTAATGAACTATAACCACCCGTACACTTTTACTGCGCAAAAAGCCGTTATTTCCATTCCCATTACGCCGCAGGTTACCGGGATTGTCAGCGAGGTTACCGATAAAAATAACCAACTGATTAAAAAGGGGGAAGTGCTGTTTAAACTTGACCCCGTTCGCTATCAAGCGCGCGTGGACAGGCTACAGGCCGATCTGGTCACCGCAACGCACAATATCCAGACGCTGAAAGCCCAACTGACCGAAGCGCAGGCCAATACGACGCGCGTTTCTGCCGAGCGCGATCGATTGTATAAAGATTATCAGCGTTACCTGAAAGGCAGTCAGGCACGGGTTAACCCCTTCTCGGAAAGCGATATTGATACGGCGCGGCAAAACTTTCTGGCGCAGGATGCGCTGGTAAAAGGTTCCGTTGCTGAGCAGGCGCAAATCCAAAGCCAACTGGACAGCATGGTCAACGGTGAACAGTCGCAAATTGTCAGCCTGCGGGCACAGTTGGCAGAGGCTAAATACAACCTTGATCAGACCATTATTCGTGCTCCCAGCAACGGTTACGTTACCCAGGTGCTGATCCGACCCGGTACTTACGCCGCTGCGCTGCCATTGCGTCCGGTGATGGTCTTTATCCCTGAACAAAAACGGCAAATTGTCGCTCAGTTCCGGCAAAATTCACTGCTTCGCCTTGAACCGGGCGATGACGCGGAGGTGGTGTTTAACGCGCTGCCCGGGCAGGTTTTTCACGGTAAGTTGACCAGCATATTGCCCGTGGTGCCGGGCGGTTCGTATCAGGCTCAGGGCGCACTACAGTCCCTGACGGTGGTACCCGGGACCGATGGCGTCCTGGCGACGATTGAACTGGATCCAAATGCCGATGTGGATGCGTTGCCCGACGGTATCTACGCACAGGTGGCGGTCTATTCCGACCATTTCGCCCATGTTTCGGTGATGCGTAAAGTGTTGCTGCGTATGACCAGTTGGATGCACTACCTTTATTTGGATCATTGA
- a CDS encoding DUF3302 domain-containing protein: protein MFLNYFALGVLIFVFLVIFYGVIAIHDIPYLIAKKRNHPHADAIHTAGWVSLFTLHVIWPFLWIWATLYQPERGWGMQSHATPAGQETDPEIAALSARITQLEKKLAGVKTADETTFPEI, encoded by the coding sequence ATGTTTCTAAATTATTTCGCGTTGGGTGTGCTGATCTTTGTCTTTCTGGTGATTTTTTACGGCGTTATTGCCATCCATGATATCCCCTATTTAATTGCGAAGAAACGTAACCACCCGCATGCCGATGCTATTCATACTGCAGGTTGGGTGAGCCTGTTTACGCTCCATGTGATCTGGCCGTTTTTGTGGATTTGGGCAACCCTCTACCAGCCAGAACGCGGTTGGGGCATGCAGTCACACGCTACGCCTGCAGGGCAGGAGACCGATCCGGAGATTGCGGCGTTATCCGCGCGTATTACACAACTCGAAAAAAAGCTGGCCGGGGTTAAAACGGCTGATGAGACGACGTTTCCGGAGATCTGA